In Methanomassiliicoccales archaeon, one DNA window encodes the following:
- a CDS encoding inositol monophosphatase family protein, with the protein MMSSILHDIAKLVRSRERSLPQGFDRGEEIGRGADGSPTCAIDKVAEDVILDYVESNDLPYNVLSEEAGWVDRGKDRTLVVDPIDGTYNAIMGIPFYSVSLAIGNRSLLGVEEGLVQNLVTGDIYYAKKGRGATFNGEPIHTRKFDSRRSVFLVYLGKYSSASNFNFAKRGMRARAMGCASLEMCILAQGRADAFFMDCEVYERSIRVVDIAASALILREAGGEILDMNDRPLDMEFDLKARSNFIAYGDEELRRWVM; encoded by the coding sequence ATGATGAGCAGCATTTTACATGATATCGCTAAGCTGGTGAGGTCGAGGGAGAGGAGTCTACCGCAGGGATTCGACCGAGGTGAGGAAATCGGCAGGGGGGCCGATGGAAGCCCTACATGCGCTATAGATAAGGTGGCTGAAGACGTCATCTTGGATTATGTGGAGAGTAATGATCTTCCTTACAATGTGCTCTCAGAGGAAGCAGGTTGGGTAGACAGAGGGAAGGATCGAACTTTGGTAGTTGACCCCATAGATGGTACTTACAACGCGATAATGGGAATACCCTTCTATTCCGTTTCTTTGGCCATCGGGAATCGCAGCTTATTGGGAGTTGAGGAGGGCCTTGTGCAAAACCTGGTCACAGGGGATATTTATTACGCGAAGAAAGGACGAGGCGCGACTTTTAACGGGGAGCCGATACATACACGCAAATTCGACAGTAGAAGAAGTGTGTTCCTGGTATATCTTGGCAAATATTCGAGTGCTAGCAATTTTAATTTCGCTAAAAGAGGGATGAGGGCCCGGGCCATGGGCTGCGCCTCTCTTGAAATGTGCATCTTGGCTCAAGGAAGGGCTGATGCCTTTTTCATGGATTGCGAGGTGTATGAACGCTCCATTAGAGTGGTAGACATCGCCGCCTCCGCCCTTATCCTAAGGGAAGCTGGCGGAGAGATACTGGATATGAATGACCGACCATTGGACATGGAATTCGACCTTAAGGCTAGAAGCAATTTCATAGCGTATGGAGATGAAGAGCTGAGGAGGTGGGTGATGTGA
- a CDS encoding NUDIX domain-containing protein: MKWVYCVAFVGERFVMVFNPERNGWEMPGGKVEEDESFEEAAIRELKEECGCNLIPISSKTQRDGVVVCGELAFWPDNSHPSEMSWDLFENLPEKLAFSREEYEAVLTWAKEENRLYKQRKSERYWPYG, encoded by the coding sequence ATGAAATGGGTCTACTGCGTGGCTTTCGTAGGGGAAAGATTCGTCATGGTGTTCAATCCTGAGAGGAATGGATGGGAGATGCCGGGTGGAAAGGTGGAAGAAGATGAAAGCTTCGAGGAAGCGGCAATACGGGAATTGAAAGAGGAGTGCGGCTGCAACCTCATACCCATCTCGAGCAAGACGCAGAGGGACGGAGTGGTGGTATGCGGTGAACTAGCTTTTTGGCCAGATAATTCCCATCCAAGTGAGATGTCATGGGATCTATTCGAGAACTTGCCTGAAAAGCTCGCCTTCAGCAGAGAGGAGTACGAAGCGGTTTTGACTTGGGCTAAGGAGGAGAATCGTCTCTATAAGCAAAGAAAATCGGAAAGATATTGGCCTTACGGATGA
- a CDS encoding fibrillarin-like rRNA/tRNA 2'-O-methyltransferase, which produces MEEHRIIETRIQGVYWDGESLFTRNLAPGTRVYGERVLEFEGVEYREWSPRRSKLGAYIRLGGLACPIKENSHVLYLGAASGTTASHISDIARSGVVYCVEISPRSFRDLVAVCESRRNMIPILGDATKPQDLFFLVDKVDVIYQDIAQKGQASIFVKAMKVFNAAAGMLSLKARSEDVTREPLKIFEEAKRYLQTQGMEVQDLIQLEPFEKDHAMIVVGRK; this is translated from the coding sequence ATGGAAGAGCACAGGATTATAGAGACGAGGATTCAAGGGGTATATTGGGATGGGGAGAGCCTGTTCACTAGGAATCTAGCCCCAGGCACCCGCGTGTATGGTGAGAGAGTATTAGAATTCGAAGGCGTGGAGTATAGAGAATGGTCGCCGAGACGAAGCAAGCTTGGAGCGTATATTAGATTGGGAGGACTGGCCTGTCCCATTAAAGAAAATTCTCATGTGCTGTATCTCGGAGCCGCCTCTGGTACAACGGCCAGCCATATCTCTGACATCGCTCGCAGCGGAGTAGTGTATTGTGTGGAAATCTCTCCGCGCTCCTTTCGCGATTTGGTAGCGGTCTGTGAGAGTCGCCGCAACATGATTCCTATACTAGGGGATGCCACCAAACCGCAGGACTTGTTCTTCTTGGTGGATAAGGTGGATGTAATCTACCAAGACATCGCTCAGAAGGGACAAGCCAGCATCTTCGTTAAGGCCATGAAAGTCTTTAATGCTGCAGCAGGGATGCTCTCACTCAAAGCTCGCTCGGAGGATGTAACCAGAGAGCCTCTAAAGATATTCGAGGAAGCGAAAAGATATCTCCAAACACAAGGGATGGAGGTGCAGGACCTAATACAACTGGAGCCATTCGAGAAAGATCACGCTATGATCGTGGTGGGAAGGAAATGA
- a CDS encoding PEP/pyruvate-binding domain-containing protein, translating into MDRKTLKLGEVKPEEKDIVGSKAFNLSILASNGFPVPEGFVITTKVYEKFLQKMGLGPIIQMTLTNLDFDDEGALEAASRKIRDLITQADVEPWVRSEFEEEVRAMGEDSLWAVRSSALEEDLVKASFAGQQDTYLNVTVKDVPRYVKRCWASYFNERALAYRKNTCKDATIGGVAVIVQRMVNSRSSGILFTRDPLDPENGMMIIESSWGLGESIASGMVVPDRFRCERRHGRIVSKEISRKAKAVYLDEQMRGPVEVEEAKQGEPSLQDAEIKELVRLGAKLEDFFQCPQDVEWAIEGEKIYLLQSRPITTLDKESGTLWTRAYGDEYWADVTSPLFFSWLGYYLTEIVNHEGARIMGYRDLAEIELLRLHKGHVYFNTEVLEGVFSYNPRFSRTKELLNYFPLKDQDRIANARARLGKRLLAELRIAVMDPDGMINRTDKAYRKWAESFMEYCQIFDGYDLKNYQDQALEEVFRELEGAFIKHYRLIRYGMVTHSIGTNLMLKRWLQDWLQDHNGELYSKLISGLPDNKTIKTNIALAALASKAKSEAVIKEYLEKLPSSSFLEVMMNDPRFEAFRKEFQQFLVLYGCRSHTRELYFPRWADDPAMVVDILRSLVQVQHLDLEEEERRRREERERTEREVLLHVSRMKGGLVRKRIMRLMIKYAQTYLQFRENQRFYLDHILLRTRRLFMEYGRRFKERGWIDRQDDIFFLSKEEIFEMARSQPRNVEGLKSKIASRRREFERWRNRLPPKFLRGDLEFDDTVYELGNVMRLPGASASPGLARGRVRVVESIENISEVQEGEILVTSNTDPGWTAVFPKIAGLITETGGILSHGAVVSREYGLPAVTAVKGATKILKTGQQVTLDGNEGVIYLEEM; encoded by the coding sequence ATGGACAGGAAGACACTAAAGCTGGGCGAGGTAAAGCCTGAAGAAAAGGACATAGTAGGCTCAAAGGCATTCAATCTATCAATTTTGGCATCTAATGGCTTTCCTGTTCCAGAAGGGTTTGTCATAACCACTAAGGTCTACGAAAAGTTCCTCCAGAAGATGGGATTAGGACCAATCATCCAAATGACGTTGACTAATCTCGACTTCGATGATGAGGGCGCTTTGGAGGCCGCCTCCCGAAAGATTAGAGATCTGATAACCCAAGCCGACGTTGAACCTTGGGTAAGGAGCGAATTCGAAGAGGAGGTTAGAGCCATGGGAGAAGATTCTTTATGGGCTGTGCGCTCCTCAGCCCTGGAAGAGGATTTAGTCAAGGCATCCTTCGCAGGCCAGCAGGACACATATCTGAACGTCACCGTAAAGGATGTCCCTCGATACGTGAAGCGCTGCTGGGCATCGTATTTCAACGAGAGGGCGCTAGCTTATAGGAAAAATACGTGCAAGGATGCGACAATCGGGGGTGTGGCCGTGATAGTGCAACGAATGGTGAACTCCCGCTCATCCGGAATTCTATTCACTAGGGATCCGCTGGATCCTGAAAACGGAATGATGATAATCGAATCCTCATGGGGACTAGGAGAGAGCATAGCCTCAGGAATGGTTGTTCCAGATCGGTTTCGCTGCGAAAGACGACACGGCCGAATCGTGAGCAAGGAGATTTCAAGAAAGGCCAAAGCAGTTTATTTGGACGAGCAGATGAGAGGCCCGGTAGAGGTTGAAGAAGCAAAGCAGGGCGAGCCCTCCTTACAAGATGCTGAAATTAAGGAGCTGGTTCGGCTTGGAGCCAAGCTAGAGGACTTCTTCCAATGCCCACAGGATGTGGAGTGGGCTATCGAAGGTGAAAAAATCTATCTACTGCAATCAAGACCTATAACCACACTGGATAAAGAAAGTGGGACTCTCTGGACTCGCGCCTATGGTGATGAGTATTGGGCAGATGTGACTTCGCCACTTTTCTTCTCTTGGCTGGGTTATTATTTGACAGAGATCGTCAACCATGAGGGCGCCCGAATCATGGGATACCGAGACCTGGCGGAAATCGAGCTTTTACGCCTCCACAAGGGTCATGTTTACTTCAACACCGAGGTTTTAGAAGGAGTTTTCAGCTATAACCCAAGATTCTCTCGCACGAAGGAGTTACTGAATTATTTCCCATTGAAGGACCAAGATCGTATCGCCAATGCTAGGGCACGTTTGGGAAAAAGATTGCTAGCGGAATTAAGGATAGCGGTCATGGATCCAGATGGCATGATCAATCGCACGGATAAGGCCTATAGAAAATGGGCGGAAAGTTTCATGGAATATTGCCAGATTTTTGATGGCTACGACCTTAAAAATTATCAGGACCAGGCCTTAGAGGAGGTATTCAGGGAGCTAGAGGGTGCGTTCATCAAGCACTATCGCCTCATACGCTATGGAATGGTCACACACTCCATAGGAACTAATCTAATGCTAAAAAGATGGCTACAGGATTGGCTCCAGGATCACAATGGGGAGCTGTATTCTAAACTCATATCTGGACTGCCGGATAACAAAACAATCAAAACCAATATCGCCTTGGCAGCATTGGCCTCCAAAGCCAAGAGCGAAGCTGTGATTAAAGAGTATCTGGAAAAGTTGCCTTCCTCGTCATTCCTTGAAGTTATGATGAATGACCCTCGCTTCGAAGCTTTCCGCAAAGAGTTTCAGCAATTTCTAGTCCTTTATGGTTGTAGATCGCATACAAGGGAGCTCTATTTTCCAAGATGGGCAGATGATCCCGCAATGGTGGTAGATATTCTACGCAGCCTAGTCCAAGTTCAACACCTGGACTTGGAAGAGGAGGAGAGAAGGAGGAGAGAGGAGAGGGAGCGCACGGAAAGAGAAGTGCTTCTGCACGTGAGCAGGATGAAGGGGGGTTTGGTGCGTAAACGCATCATGCGATTGATGATCAAATATGCGCAGACTTACCTTCAATTCCGCGAAAACCAAAGATTTTACCTAGACCATATATTGTTGCGAACCAGACGATTGTTCATGGAGTATGGGCGCAGATTTAAGGAAAGGGGTTGGATTGATAGGCAAGATGACATCTTCTTCCTTAGCAAGGAAGAGATATTCGAAATGGCTCGTTCTCAACCTAGGAATGTAGAGGGGCTCAAATCGAAGATTGCTTCGAGGCGGCGAGAGTTCGAGCGTTGGAGGAACAGGCTTCCTCCCAAGTTCTTGAGAGGAGACCTCGAATTCGATGATACAGTGTATGAATTAGGTAATGTGATGAGATTACCCGGAGCCTCGGCTAGCCCAGGATTGGCCAGAGGCAGGGTCAGGGTGGTGGAGTCCATTGAGAATATCTCAGAAGTACAAGAGGGCGAGATCCTCGTGACCTCGAATACGGATCCTGGCTGGACCGCAGTATTTCCCAAGATCGCGGGACTGATTACCGAGACCGGTGGCATATTATCCCATGGGGCCGTAGTATCGAGGGAATATGGCTTACCGGCGGTCACGGCGGTGAAGGGGGCTACGAAAATATTAAAGACAGGACAGCAGGTAACCCTCGACGGTAATGAAGGTGTCATTTACCTAGAGGAGATGTGA